From the genome of Methylocystis echinoides:
CAGTCGAGCCGATCCCTTGAAACTTATCCTCTTCGCGAACACCGACTGGTATCTCTATAATTTCCGCCGATCGCTGGCGGCTGCGCTGCGCGAGAGCGGCCACGACATCCTTCTCGTCTCCCCTCCCGGCCCTTATGGCGAGAAGCTTCAGTCGCTCGGTTTTCGATGGATAGAGGCTCCGATGGATCGCAGGAGCCTTAATCCAATAAGCGAGCTCGCTCTGCTGGCCTGGCTTTGGCGTTTGATGCGGAAGGAGCAACCCGATATCGTGCACGGGTTTACGATCAAATGCGCGGTCTACGCATCATTGATCGGGAGGCTGGTCAAGGCAGGACGGATCAATGCGGTCGCGGGACTGGGCTATGTATTCGTAAATAATTCCATTAAGGCGAGAGTCCTTCGGCCTTCATTGCGGCTCTTGATGCGCGTGGCGTTTGGCGGACCGAAAGCGCGCTTGATTTTGCAAAACCCCGACGATGTGCAGCTATTCGAGAAAGCTGGCATTGTCGGTTTGGAGCAAATCCGCCTCTTGCGTGGTTCTGGCGTCGATTGCCAGCGGTTTCGCCCCCCGAGCGGCGACTCTGATGCGTCTGCGCCGTTGCGCGTGGTTCTGGCCGCTCGAATGTTGTGGGACAAGGGCATTGGCGAGTTCGTTGAAGCCGCGCGAATCTTGAAAGCGGAGGGCCGACCGCTTCGCTTCGTTCTCGCTGGCGTTCCCGATCCCGGGAACCCGGCGGCGATCCCCGAAGAAGCGTTGCTTGCTTGGCAAGCCGAAGGACTGGTGGAATGGCTCGGGCATGTCGCCGACATGCCCAAGCTCCTCGCCGAGGCCGACATGATTGTCTTGCCCAGCTATCGCGAGGGGCTTCCAAAGAGCCTTATTGAGGGTGCGGCGTGCGCCCGCCCCTTGATCACGACGGATGTTCCGGGCTGCCGCGAGGTCGTGACGAACGGAGTGGATGGTCTGTTGGTGCCGGTCCGCGACGCCCAGGCGCTCGCGCGAGCGATCGCACAATTGCAGGACAATCCGACGCTTGCTCGGCGCTTAGGCCAGGCCGCGCGCGAAAAGGCGCTCGCCGAGTTCGACGAGCGGTTCGTTATTCAGCAAACCCTCGCCGTCTACTATGAAATTGCACGCTGAAGGGATCGGGCCGGCTGAATGAAGATGTTGGCGTTGATGAAATATGGAGACAAGGCGGCCAGCACTCGGCAGCGGCTTCTTCAATATGTTCCCTATTTTTCGAGAAGCGGGATCGAGGTGTCTTATTCGTCGCTTTTATCCAACGATTATTTGGAACGCACCTTTCAGGGACAGTCGGCGCCGGTCCTGTCCATCGTGACGGCGTATCTGTCACGGGCGGCGCTCTTGTTGAGAGCAAGTCAATTCGACCTGATCTGGGTGCATTACGAATGCTTTCCTTATATGCCTGGCTTTTTCGAACGTCTTGCGGAGCTCAGCGGGAAGCCAATCGTATATGATTTCGACGATGCGATTTTTCATCAATATGACTCACATCCTCGCGCCGTCGTACGTCGCTTCCTTGGGCTGAAATTGCAGCCTTTATTGAACGCCGCGTCTCTTTGCGTCTGCGGGAACGCCTATCTCGCAAGTTATGCCGAACGCTTCTGCAGGCGTGCGGAAATTATCCCAACCGTCGTCGATACGACGGTGTATTTTCCAAAAAATCCAGCGTCAACTGCAGCGCGGCCGCTGGTCGTGGGATGGATCGGTTCGCCATCGACCTGGCGCTTTGTTCTGCCGATTGTTCCCTTGCTCAGCCGCCTGTCTCAAGAGTTGAATTTGAAAATTCGGGTGATCGGCGCAGGTCCCCAAGATACGGTTCCTCCCAATTTCGAGTTCCTGGGCTGGTCCGAGGAAGCAGAAGTCGAGATGATTCAGGGAATGGACGTCGGGATTATGCCGCTCCCGGACGAGCCATGGGCAAGAGGAAAATGCGGTTATAAGCTGATTCAGTATATGGCCTGCGGCATCCCTGTCGTCGCATCGCCGGTCGGGGTGAACGCCGATATCGTCGATCACGGTCTGAACGGCTTTCTTGCCTCTCAAGAGGACGAGTGGGATTTGTCTCTTCGTCGCCTCCTAGCCGATAGCGGTCTGATAAGAGAGATGGGGGTGCGAGGCAGGGAGAAGGTAATGGAAAAATATTCATTGCAGGCCTATGGGCCGCGACTGGCGGCTTTGCTCTGCGACGTTGCTGGAAAGCCTCTCTCCTGAGGCGGCGGGAGCTAGAAATACGTCGATTTTGGCTGCGGCTCCGCGAAGCGGCAGGCCACGAGTCGAGTCAATAATAGAAAATAGAAAATTCGCGTTCTTAGGGAGAACGGCGGAATTGGCTTGACGATGTGCAACGCTATTTTGGCGAGACCAGTCAAGCTCAGCATTTTCCGGTTTGTGTAATACGCAATTGCAACATGCTCATTGAGCTGTTTGAGCATGAGTTTGTCGCTGATGTTAGGATTAGCGGCGTTGCTCATCCCCGCTCCGGAGATCCGCGCGACCGCCAGCGCTCGCGTGTGAACGAGCCAGTTCGACCACTCCTGATCTTCCGCCGAGAAAACTTCCGGCCTGAACGGCCTGGAGCGGACCAAGTCCGTTCTCAAAATGGCGCAAGTATTCCACACGCCATTGAAGCCGTTGAAATTCGACCGGTCTATGCGCTGGTGCGTCAGCGGCTTTCTTTCATTATCGAAATAGGCCGCGCCAATCGTTTCGTCGCGATCCAGCAGATCGAGCGCGTAGCGGATTGCGCCCGGGTCCGACAGGGCCGTGTGCGAACTGATAATCAGAACCTTGTCACAGGAAACATGGGCGATCCCTTGGTTCAACGCCGAGGAGTAATTGAATTTCTCGCCAACGAAGCGATGCACGACCGCGCCTTCCGGCAACAGTGAAAGGGTGGCGTCTCGAGAGCCGGAGTCGACGAAGACATATTGGGAAGGCGGCGCCGACTGCTCGGAGAGTGACCGCAGGGTGGCCGCCAGAGTCTGCTCGGAATTGAAGGTGCGGATGAGGGCGGAATAGCTGCTCATGGCGTTTGGGTCTGTGCCGGCTGCTGCAAGTCTTCTGACGCGCCGACCAGTGGCGCTCCCTAAATCAGCTGGGGCGCAGTTGGACTACGGCCGCCGCGCGCAACGCCTTGCAGGTCGCATGGTGATGAGCGCCAAGCAAATGAAAGGCAACCACGCAGAACAGGCGCTCACAGACGCGCCAGTCAATATGGTGCCCAGGAGAGGACTCGAACCTCCACGGCTTTCACCACTGGTACCTGAAACCAGCGCGTCTACCAATTCCGCCACCTGGGCATGTGGGGGCTCTCTTAGGGGCGCCGCCCTGCTTCTGTCAATCTCGATCCGCACAAAAGTTGTGACGGCCGGCGAAAAGCCGGCCAAACGCGCTTCCGAGCCTCCCGGCGCATTTCCTTCGCGGCCAAATTTCGCTAGAGCACGGGCGACGAATATTGAGCCGGCGCGGCCGGCGCGGCGAATGGAGCATCAGGCATGAGCGGCGTGAACGTGGGCGCGGGGCGCGTGGTGACGGTGTTTGGCGGATCGGGCTTCGTCGGACGCTATGTCGTCCGAGCGCTCGCGCGCGACGGCTGGCGCGTTCGAATCGCTTGCCGTCGGCCCGACCTGGCTTTCCACCTGCAGCCGCAGGGGCGGGTCGGACAGGTCATGGCGGTTCAGGCCAATGTGCGCCACCCGGAATCGGTCGCGGCGGCGCTCCGCGGCGCCTCAGCGGTCGTCAATCTCGTCGGCATCCTGGCGGAGGGCGGGGCCCAGACCTTCTCCAAGGTTCAGGCGGAGGGCGCGCGCGCCGTCGCCGAGGCCGCCAAGGCCGCCGGCGTCGACACGGTCGTCCACATCTCCGCCATCGGCGCCGACCCGAGTTCGGGCGCCGCCTATGCGCGCAGCAAGGCCGCGGGCGAGGCCGCGATGCGCGACGCCGCGCCGTCGGCCGTCATCCTGCGCCCGTCTGTGATCTTCGGGCCGGAAGACGATTTCTTCAACCGCTTCGCCACGATGGCCCGCTTCTTCCCGATCGTCCCGATCGTCGGGGCGGACACCCGGTTCCAGCCGGTCTATGTCGGCGACGTCGCCGAGGCCGTCGCCGCCGCCGTGGCCGGCCGCGCCCAGCCCGGAAGCGTCTATGAGCTCGGCGGGCCAGAGACCAAGACCTTCGCCGAACTGGTCGAATATGTGCTCAAGGTCACCGAGCGCGCGCGCCGGGTCGCGAAACTCTCCTTCGGGACTGGCCAGCTCGTCGCCCGCGTGACCCAACTCCTGACGAAGGCGTCTCTGGGCCTCTTCCCCAAGCTCCTGCGCATGACCACGGATCAGGTGGAATTGCTCAAGCACGACAATGTGGTGAGCGAAGAGGCCATCCGTGACGGCCGCACCCTGCAGGGCCTCGGCGTGCAGCCGCAGGCGATCGAGGCGATCGTCCCGACCTATCTCTACCGCTATCGCAAGACCGGCCAGTACCAGGCGCAGCGCCTCGGGGCTTAAGGTCGCGCGCCGCGGAACCGGCGGCGCGATCCGCCGGTCAGCGCGTCGACAGGAACTTGTGAATCCGCGCCATAAAGGCGACGCCGAACAGGGGCGTCAGCACATTGAGGCCCGGCGTCGCGACGAAGGCGGCGATGAACAGGCCGGCCAGAAAGAGCTGCGGCGCATAACGGCGACGCAGCTCGGTCGCCTCCTCCAACGGGCGGAAGCGCGTGGCGGCGAAGAGAAAATACTCGCGGCCGAGCAGATAGGCGTTGGCGAAAAGGAAAGCCACGGCGTTGACGCCCGGCACGAGCAGCAGAAGCAGCGCCAGAAAATTGACCGCCGCCGAGATCGCCGCAAAGCGCAGGCCCATGAGGATGGCCTGGGCGGCGGGGATCGCTTGGCCGCGACGCCCCGGCGGATAAAGATCCGCTTCGACGACGTCGGCGAGATCGTCGAGAAAGAGGCCGGCGACGAGGACCGAGATCGGCCCGATCAGAAACGCGAGCAGAATGAAAAGGCCGACGCCCGTCGCGTAAGTGAGGGCGAGCTGCAGCCAGGGATGGTTCACCGCGACGTAAGACAACGCCAGCCTGTCGAGACCCACCCAGGCAAGCGCCAGGAAGAGGAAGGTCATTCCGAGGCTCTTGAAGAGCACATTGCGGAACGGCGGCGAGACGATCTCGCGCAGGGCCGCCAGAGCGGCGTCGAACATGAAGGTCATCTCATGGCCTCGAGCAGCCGCTTGCGGGGCGGCCGGCATCCACTTGGAGATGGGCGCGCACAGGCGCAAGGGCGAGATTGAGCGAGCGCGCGCTTAGAGCCTTGCTTGAGGCGTTCCAGCAGCTACGCGTCGCCCCCACCCACTGCCCCCTCCCCGCCGCTTGGCGCGAGCAGGGGAATGTCGCCAGCTCGCCTCACCTCGTTTTCGCGACCTCCCGCTGCGCGAAGCCCAAGCGGATATTGAGCTCGTGCAGGAGCTTTTCGGCGGCCGCGGGGATGTTCGTGCCGGGCGGGAAGATCGCGGCTGCGCCGAAGTCGAGCAGCGCCTGGAAGTCATCCGGCGGGATGACGCCGCCGACGACCATCATGATGTCCTGGCGGCCCACCCGCGCCAGCGCGTCGCGCAGCTCGGGGGTGAGGGTCAGGTGGCCCGCGGTCATGGTCGAGACGCCGACGATGTGAACGTCCGCCTCCTTGGCCTTCTGCGCCACTTCGTCGGGGGTGGCGAAGAGGTCGCCGATGACGACGTCGAAGCCCATGTCGGCGAAGGCCGAGGCGATGACCTTCTGGCCGCGGTCGTGGCCGTCCTGGCCCATCTTGGCGACGAGAATGCGCGGCTTGCGGCCGGTGTTTTCCTCGAAGTCGCGGGTCATGCCGACGACGCGGCCAACCTGTGCGCTGTCCTTGCCGGCTTCCTTTGCATAGACGCCGGAGATGACGTTCGCCTTCGGCTTGTGGCGCGTGAAGACCTTTTCGAGCGCGAAGGAGATTTCGCCGACGCTCGCCTTGGCGCGCGCCGCCTTCACGGCGAGATCGAGCAGATTGGCGCCAGACGTCGCCCCTTCCGTCAACGCGTCGAGCGCGGCCTGAGTCGTGGCCTCGTCGCGC
Proteins encoded in this window:
- a CDS encoding glycosyltransferase family 4 protein; translation: MGAKIFPLREVLRSISDVALISRSQTGRLDALRGTRFESSSVRINRDSRADPLKLILFANTDWYLYNFRRSLAAALRESGHDILLVSPPGPYGEKLQSLGFRWIEAPMDRRSLNPISELALLAWLWRLMRKEQPDIVHGFTIKCAVYASLIGRLVKAGRINAVAGLGYVFVNNSIKARVLRPSLRLLMRVAFGGPKARLILQNPDDVQLFEKAGIVGLEQIRLLRGSGVDCQRFRPPSGDSDASAPLRVVLAARMLWDKGIGEFVEAARILKAEGRPLRFVLAGVPDPGNPAAIPEEALLAWQAEGLVEWLGHVADMPKLLAEADMIVLPSYREGLPKSLIEGAACARPLITTDVPGCREVVTNGVDGLLVPVRDAQALARAIAQLQDNPTLARRLGQAAREKALAEFDERFVIQQTLAVYYEIAR
- a CDS encoding glycosyltransferase family 4 protein; its protein translation is MKMLALMKYGDKAASTRQRLLQYVPYFSRSGIEVSYSSLLSNDYLERTFQGQSAPVLSIVTAYLSRAALLLRASQFDLIWVHYECFPYMPGFFERLAELSGKPIVYDFDDAIFHQYDSHPRAVVRRFLGLKLQPLLNAASLCVCGNAYLASYAERFCRRAEIIPTVVDTTVYFPKNPASTAARPLVVGWIGSPSTWRFVLPIVPLLSRLSQELNLKIRVIGAGPQDTVPPNFEFLGWSEEAEVEMIQGMDVGIMPLPDEPWARGKCGYKLIQYMACGIPVVASPVGVNADIVDHGLNGFLASQEDEWDLSLRRLLADSGLIREMGVRGREKVMEKYSLQAYGPRLAALLCDVAGKPLS
- a CDS encoding glycosyltransferase family A protein, translating into MSSYSALIRTFNSEQTLAATLRSLSEQSAPPSQYVFVDSGSRDATLSLLPEGAVVHRFVGEKFNYSSALNQGIAHVSCDKVLIISSHTALSDPGAIRYALDLLDRDETIGAAYFDNERKPLTHQRIDRSNFNGFNGVWNTCAILRTDLVRSRPFRPEVFSAEDQEWSNWLVHTRALAVARISGAGMSNAANPNISDKLMLKQLNEHVAIAYYTNRKMLSLTGLAKIALHIVKPIPPFSLRTRIFYFLLLTRLVACRFAEPQPKSTYF
- a CDS encoding complex I NDUFA9 subunit family protein; translated protein: MSGVNVGAGRVVTVFGGSGFVGRYVVRALARDGWRVRIACRRPDLAFHLQPQGRVGQVMAVQANVRHPESVAAALRGASAVVNLVGILAEGGAQTFSKVQAEGARAVAEAAKAAGVDTVVHISAIGADPSSGAAYARSKAAGEAAMRDAAPSAVILRPSVIFGPEDDFFNRFATMARFFPIVPIVGADTRFQPVYVGDVAEAVAAAVAGRAQPGSVYELGGPETKTFAELVEYVLKVTERARRVAKLSFGTGQLVARVTQLLTKASLGLFPKLLRMTTDQVELLKHDNVVSEEAIRDGRTLQGLGVQPQAIEAIVPTYLYRYRKTGQYQAQRLGA
- a CDS encoding sulfate transporter family protein encodes the protein MTFMFDAALAALREIVSPPFRNVLFKSLGMTFLFLALAWVGLDRLALSYVAVNHPWLQLALTYATGVGLFILLAFLIGPISVLVAGLFLDDLADVVEADLYPPGRRGQAIPAAQAILMGLRFAAISAAVNFLALLLLLVPGVNAVAFLFANAYLLGREYFLFAATRFRPLEEATELRRRYAPQLFLAGLFIAAFVATPGLNVLTPLFGVAFMARIHKFLSTR